From a region of the Corallococcus coralloides DSM 2259 genome:
- a CDS encoding FAD-binding oxidoreductase has translation MTLETHRPQTGPGLPAGLTPDSVELFRAQLRGALIQPGDADYAEACQLYNAMIHKRPAMVARCADVADVIATVALARERKLPLAVRGGGHNGGGLGLVDDGLVIDLSRMRGVRVDPDARTVRVAGGAVWGDVDHATHAFGLAVPSGIISTTGVGGLTLGGGLGHLTRRFGLTIDNLISVDMVLADGRFVTANEDNHRDLFWAVRGGGGNFGVVTSFLFRANPVDTVIGGPTLWPLDRAAEVMAWYREFLPAAPEELNGFFAFITVPPAPPFPEELHLQKMCGVVWCYTGDPARADELFKPVLALKPALHGVMPMPFPMLQTAFDALYPPGHQWYWRADFVREIPDAAIERHVSFAERLPSMQSTMHLYPIDGAVHRVGPHDTAFRFRDARWSEVIVGVDPSPERAADISTWAKEYWNALHPYSAGGAYVNFMMEEGQERVQATYGDNYPRLVAVKRAYDPENLFHVNQNIQPGPVNPPSVAH, from the coding sequence GTGACACTCGAAACCCACCGTCCGCAGACAGGCCCCGGCCTGCCCGCCGGGCTGACGCCGGACAGCGTGGAGCTGTTCCGGGCGCAGCTGCGCGGCGCGCTCATCCAGCCGGGCGACGCCGACTACGCGGAGGCGTGCCAGCTGTACAACGCGATGATCCACAAGCGCCCGGCCATGGTGGCCCGGTGCGCGGACGTGGCGGACGTCATCGCCACGGTGGCCCTGGCCCGCGAGCGCAAGCTTCCCCTGGCCGTGCGCGGCGGCGGCCACAACGGCGGAGGTCTGGGGTTGGTGGATGACGGACTGGTCATCGACCTGTCGCGCATGCGTGGCGTGCGCGTGGACCCCGACGCCCGCACGGTGCGCGTCGCGGGCGGTGCCGTCTGGGGAGACGTGGACCACGCCACCCATGCGTTCGGGCTCGCGGTGCCCTCCGGCATCATCTCCACCACGGGCGTGGGCGGGCTCACGCTGGGCGGCGGCCTGGGGCACCTCACGCGCCGCTTCGGGCTCACCATCGACAACCTGATCTCCGTGGACATGGTGCTCGCGGACGGCCGCTTCGTCACCGCGAACGAGGACAATCACCGGGACCTGTTCTGGGCGGTGCGCGGCGGGGGCGGCAACTTCGGCGTGGTGACGTCGTTCCTCTTCCGCGCCAACCCCGTGGACACCGTCATCGGTGGCCCCACGCTCTGGCCCCTGGACCGCGCGGCGGAGGTGATGGCCTGGTACCGCGAGTTCCTCCCGGCCGCGCCGGAAGAGCTCAACGGCTTCTTCGCCTTCATCACCGTGCCTCCCGCGCCGCCCTTCCCGGAGGAGCTCCACCTCCAGAAGATGTGCGGCGTGGTGTGGTGCTACACGGGCGACCCCGCGCGCGCGGACGAGCTGTTCAAGCCCGTGCTGGCGCTCAAGCCCGCGCTGCACGGCGTGATGCCCATGCCGTTCCCCATGCTCCAGACCGCCTTCGACGCGCTCTATCCGCCGGGGCACCAGTGGTACTGGCGCGCGGACTTCGTGCGCGAGATTCCGGACGCGGCCATCGAGCGCCACGTGTCCTTCGCGGAGCGCCTGCCGTCCATGCAGTCCACCATGCACCTGTACCCCATCGACGGGGCGGTGCACCGGGTGGGCCCGCATGACACGGCCTTCCGCTTCCGCGACGCGCGCTGGTCGGAGGTCATCGTCGGGGTGGATCCGTCACCGGAGCGGGCGGCGGACATCTCCACCTGGGCGAAGGAGTACTGGAACGCGCTGCACCCGTACTCGGCGGGCGGCGCGTACGTGAACTTCATGATGGAGGAGGGCCAGGAGCGCGTGCAGGCCACCTACGGGGACAACTACCCGCGGCTGGTGGCGGTGAAGCGGGCGTACGACCCGGAGAACCTCTTCCACGTGAACCAGAACATCCAGCCCGGCCCGGTGAACCCCCCGAGCGTCGCGCACTGA
- the bioA gene encoding adenosylmethionine--8-amino-7-oxononanoate transaminase — protein sequence MDRATLVGLDKQHVWHPYTAMEQYIAKTDPLVIVRAEGVWLHDADGRRYLDANGSWWVSTLGHRHPRLVHALTEQLGSLAHVSLAGITHGPAARLGAELTALAPGADRPDVPSEQKLSRVFYSDNGSTAVEVAIKMAAQYWAQNGRPRRTRFITLTGAFHGETIGSTSVGGVHEFRDVFGPLLFDVVHVPSPAEPDGHARALAEVKAALAADPDGIAGVILEPVIQGAAGMWMSSPDFVREVREATRAVDTFLIADEVFTGMGRTGARFAVDLAGVVPDLLCLAKALSGGLLPFAATLASERIFQGFLGAKDRALYYGHSYCGNPLGACVAREVLAVYRDEDVLGQVQRKAPRVKAAFERMAATLPGLVRPRAVGMVGAVDLGGGGYFADSGWRVYEAARRRGLYLRPMGNTVYIAPALNIPDADLDLLLQGVEDSLREVAAG from the coding sequence GTGGATCGGGCAACCCTCGTCGGACTGGACAAGCAGCACGTCTGGCACCCCTACACCGCCATGGAGCAGTACATCGCCAAGACGGACCCCCTGGTCATCGTCCGCGCGGAGGGCGTCTGGCTCCATGACGCGGACGGACGGCGCTACCTGGACGCCAACGGCTCGTGGTGGGTGTCCACCCTGGGACACCGCCACCCGCGCCTCGTGCACGCACTCACCGAGCAACTGGGCAGCCTGGCCCACGTCTCGCTCGCGGGCATCACCCACGGCCCCGCGGCCCGGCTGGGCGCGGAGCTGACCGCGCTGGCCCCGGGCGCGGACCGGCCGGACGTGCCCTCGGAGCAGAAGCTGTCGCGCGTCTTCTATTCGGACAACGGCAGCACCGCGGTGGAGGTGGCCATCAAGATGGCCGCGCAGTACTGGGCGCAGAACGGCCGCCCCCGCCGCACCCGCTTCATCACCCTGACCGGCGCCTTCCACGGCGAGACGATTGGCTCCACCAGCGTGGGCGGCGTGCACGAGTTCCGCGACGTGTTCGGCCCGCTCCTCTTCGACGTGGTGCACGTGCCGTCCCCCGCGGAACCCGACGGCCACGCGCGCGCACTGGCCGAGGTGAAGGCCGCGCTCGCGGCGGATCCGGACGGCATCGCCGGCGTCATCCTGGAGCCCGTCATCCAGGGCGCGGCGGGCATGTGGATGTCGTCGCCGGACTTCGTGCGCGAGGTGCGTGAGGCCACCCGCGCGGTGGACACCTTCCTCATCGCCGATGAGGTCTTCACCGGCATGGGCCGCACCGGCGCGCGCTTCGCGGTGGACCTGGCCGGCGTGGTGCCGGACCTCTTGTGCCTGGCCAAGGCGCTCAGCGGGGGCCTGCTGCCCTTCGCCGCCACGCTCGCGTCGGAGCGCATCTTCCAGGGCTTCCTGGGGGCGAAGGACCGGGCGCTGTATTACGGGCACTCCTACTGCGGCAACCCGCTGGGCGCGTGCGTGGCGCGCGAGGTGCTGGCCGTGTACCGCGACGAGGACGTGCTGGGGCAGGTCCAGCGCAAGGCGCCGCGCGTGAAGGCCGCCTTCGAGCGCATGGCCGCCACCCTCCCCGGGCTCGTGCGCCCGCGCGCGGTGGGCATGGTGGGCGCGGTGGACCTGGGCGGCGGAGGCTACTTCGCGGACAGCGGCTGGCGCGTCTACGAGGCCGCTCGCCGCCGTGGCCTGTACCTGCGCCCCATGGGCAACACCGTCTACATCGCGCCCGCGCTCAACATCCCGGACGCGGACCTGGACCTGCTGCTCCAGGGCGTGGAGGACAGCCTGCGCGAGGTGGCGGCGGGCTGA
- a CDS encoding acyl-CoA desaturase, giving the protein MAIVIFFISHWLLCVFFQSFFQHRYAAHRMYSMGPRTEKVMHLLTYLVQGSSYLSPRAYAILHREHHAYSDTENDPHSPHYFKDVLRMMWHTKERYTGILTRKIQPEPRFEGGYPEWKLVDETLGQSWWAVLGWVALYTAFYATFATSPWMFLLLPVHFVMGPVHGAIVNWCGHKYGYRNFKGADKSRNTLPVDVLCMGELFQNNHHKYGSSPNFAARAFEIDPTWQVMRVLSKLGVIRITTPQRAVYPEPREVARQSGAGAQVA; this is encoded by the coding sequence ATGGCCATCGTCATCTTCTTCATCAGTCACTGGCTGCTCTGCGTCTTCTTCCAGAGCTTCTTCCAGCACCGTTACGCGGCGCACCGCATGTACAGCATGGGGCCGCGCACGGAGAAGGTGATGCACCTGCTCACCTACCTAGTGCAGGGCTCGTCGTACCTGTCGCCGCGGGCGTACGCCATCCTGCACCGTGAGCACCACGCGTACTCGGACACGGAGAACGACCCGCACTCGCCGCACTACTTCAAGGACGTGCTGCGGATGATGTGGCACACGAAGGAGCGCTACACGGGCATCCTGACGCGGAAGATCCAGCCGGAGCCGCGCTTCGAGGGTGGCTACCCGGAGTGGAAGCTCGTGGACGAGACGCTGGGCCAGTCCTGGTGGGCGGTGCTGGGCTGGGTGGCGCTGTACACGGCGTTCTACGCGACGTTCGCGACGTCGCCCTGGATGTTCCTGCTGCTGCCGGTGCACTTCGTGATGGGGCCGGTGCACGGCGCCATCGTGAACTGGTGCGGGCACAAGTACGGCTACCGGAACTTCAAGGGCGCCGACAAGTCGCGCAACACGCTGCCGGTGGACGTGCTGTGCATGGGTGAGCTGTTCCAGAACAACCACCACAAGTACGGCAGCAGCCCGAACTTCGCGGCGCGCGCCTTCGAAATCGACCCCACGTGGCAGGTGATGCGCGTGCTGTCCAAGCTGGGCGTCATCCGCATCACCACGCCCCAGCGCGCCGTGTACCCGGAGCCGCGTGAAGTGGCCCGCCAGAGTGGCGCCGGAGCACAGGTGGCCTGA